Proteins from a genomic interval of Bdellovibrio sp. GT3:
- a CDS encoding amidohydrolase family protein: MKKQTTKTILLGSVLTATLVGCAGGGTASQSTSTSSGKKIQESIIVKGVTIVNTVNGQLQANMALMIDGGKISKIIPADAVGEQGSKRVIDATGKYVVPGYLDMHAHVLGRPFAKEVSAVMLAYGITGYRQMSGTEEQLKDRKENKLRMPDDSPELLGLAGEMLNRANAPTAEAAVALVERDRKAGADFVSVGDVAPSVFFAALTESKKVGDYFAGNIPVGVDAEEAAKQGMLSMESLGPVDTILISCSTNEDSVRKSLIGETKNSATTESIKLAEANPLLVRLMANQNAFLKTRTIIDTYSESKCKKLTETLVLQKSWQVPTLARNQAMMLADKSQYANNADLKFISRDQRAFWTEVSAKFAKTVKPVARETLRQLTAMDMKLVKLFDKQGVKMLTGTDLGGVWVVPGASLHEEFEQLAKAGVSPLKVLQMTTLNGAEFLGKRSTMGTVEVGKNANLVLLDADPTDDVGNMKKINAVIRDGKFYSEEMLEVLKKNAAEKMASGSAPEDSGLVH; the protein is encoded by the coding sequence ATGAAAAAACAAACGACGAAAACGATTCTACTAGGCTCTGTTTTGACTGCGACACTTGTCGGATGTGCGGGAGGCGGAACCGCTTCTCAATCCACTTCAACTTCCTCAGGTAAAAAAATCCAGGAAAGCATCATTGTTAAAGGTGTGACTATCGTTAACACCGTGAATGGTCAGCTTCAGGCCAATATGGCTTTGATGATTGATGGCGGAAAGATCTCAAAAATTATTCCAGCAGATGCGGTGGGTGAGCAGGGTAGCAAGCGAGTTATCGATGCGACCGGTAAGTACGTTGTTCCAGGATATCTTGATATGCATGCCCATGTTCTTGGTCGCCCGTTTGCCAAGGAAGTTTCTGCGGTGATGCTGGCATATGGTATCACTGGATATCGACAAATGTCCGGCACTGAAGAGCAGTTGAAGGACCGCAAGGAAAACAAGCTTCGTATGCCTGACGATTCACCAGAGCTATTGGGGCTGGCAGGGGAGATGTTGAACCGAGCCAACGCACCAACTGCAGAAGCAGCGGTGGCACTGGTTGAAAGAGACCGTAAAGCGGGCGCTGATTTCGTTAGTGTCGGTGATGTTGCTCCGTCCGTGTTTTTTGCTGCTTTGACAGAATCAAAAAAAGTCGGTGATTATTTCGCGGGAAATATTCCAGTGGGCGTTGATGCCGAAGAGGCCGCAAAGCAAGGCATGCTTTCCATGGAAAGCCTGGGTCCGGTGGATACCATTCTGATCAGCTGCTCAACCAACGAGGACAGCGTTCGTAAATCTTTAATTGGTGAAACTAAAAACTCAGCCACAACAGAATCGATTAAACTGGCAGAAGCAAATCCGTTATTGGTTCGCCTGATGGCGAATCAAAATGCCTTTTTGAAAACTCGCACCATCATTGACACTTACAGTGAATCCAAATGTAAAAAATTGACCGAAACATTGGTGTTGCAAAAATCCTGGCAGGTTCCGACATTGGCGCGCAATCAGGCGATGATGTTGGCCGATAAATCTCAGTACGCAAACAACGCTGATTTGAAGTTCATTTCCCGTGATCAACGTGCTTTTTGGACTGAAGTTTCCGCAAAGTTTGCAAAAACAGTTAAACCGGTCGCACGCGAAACTTTGCGGCAGTTGACTGCAATGGACATGAAGTTGGTAAAGCTGTTTGATAAGCAGGGTGTGAAAATGCTGACCGGGACAGACCTGGGCGGAGTGTGGGTTGTGCCAGGCGCGTCTTTGCATGAAGAGTTTGAACAGTTGGCAAAAGCCGGAGTTTCTCCTCTAAAAGTTTTGCAAATGACCACATTGAACGGTGCCGAGTTTTTGGGTAAACGTTCGACGATGGGAACTGTGGAAGTAGGCAAGAATGCAAACCTGGTTTTGCTGGATGCAGATCCTACCGATGATGTCGGAAATATGAAAAAGATTAACGCCGTCATTCGCGATGGGAAATTCTATTCGGAGGAAATGCTGGAAGTGCTGAAGAAGAATGCTGCAGAAAAAATGGCATCAGGATCAGCACCCGAAGACAGTGGTTTGGTTCACTAA
- a CDS encoding MarC family protein, with protein sequence MESISLSSFYHYVFVCFVSLFPPVNPFGTALIVGPFLKGQTHAKRIQAAGAIALYCLSICLVVTMVGGFFFKIFGISIPVVQIAGGILIARMGFSILTAVDPSEDQEKVVDQKVSSREKSLKSMLFYPLAFPTTTGGGTIAVLLALSANSYHSNPGIYLFNLLATSVACAIMALVIFLCYSLTPTILDKLNSQALSVFNKLSGFLTFCVGIQIMVDGVLGVAKILIKH encoded by the coding sequence ATGGAATCCATTTCGCTATCTTCATTTTATCACTACGTTTTCGTCTGCTTCGTTTCTTTGTTCCCGCCGGTGAATCCGTTCGGTACGGCGCTGATTGTCGGACCATTTTTGAAGGGACAAACACACGCAAAAAGAATTCAGGCGGCTGGAGCTATTGCTCTTTATTGCTTGAGTATCTGTCTGGTCGTGACGATGGTCGGTGGTTTTTTCTTTAAAATTTTCGGAATTTCCATTCCCGTCGTGCAGATTGCCGGGGGAATCCTGATCGCCAGAATGGGTTTTTCCATTTTGACGGCCGTTGATCCATCAGAAGATCAGGAAAAAGTGGTTGATCAAAAAGTTTCATCCCGCGAGAAGTCACTTAAGTCGATGTTGTTCTATCCATTGGCATTTCCGACCACGACCGGTGGCGGCACTATCGCCGTCTTGTTGGCCCTGAGTGCAAACAGTTACCATTCCAATCCTGGTATTTATCTGTTCAATTTGCTGGCAACGTCGGTGGCCTGTGCGATAATGGCCCTGGTTATCTTTCTTTGCTACTCACTGACTCCAACAATCCTTGATAAATTGAACTCCCAGGCACTGTCGGTATTTAATAAACTAAGTGGATTTTTGACGTTTTGCGTGGGAATTCAAATTATGGTGGATGGCGTCTTAGGAGTTGCAAAAATTCTTATCAAACACTGA